In Phaseolus vulgaris cultivar G19833 chromosome 3, P. vulgaris v2.0, whole genome shotgun sequence, the sequence agcgttaactgtAATAGGGGTCGACCATCGGCCAAATCATCATGgcatgggtcggccatcggccatgtTCCAGtggtctcggtcgtctcggcctCTCGGGCAAGTCTGCTAAGGTCTCGGCCCCTCGGCCGTCTCGGCCAAGCCTtccaaggtctcggcctctcggccaagccttctaaggtctcggcccctcggccaagtcttctcaggtttcggcctctcggccataccggtacactatttttttttttttacttcattttGTTATCAAAGATGGTGAATCCAACAATATCCTATAACGGGTCGTGTTTAATGCATTTTAAGTCTTTTTAGATGAAGAAGAtgacaacaaaaataaatatttggattgattttgacttttttttgtGAGAATtcctttttaattataacaaaaCTCTTCAAAATTTTCATTCAGGAATTAATTTATCACTGTGTCAATTgtctatttaaataattatgctGAGAATTTCTTGGAATATTCTCGTAATTTAAAATTAGAgtgtatttaaaatataaagttattataataacaatatacAAACTCTGTTAAATAATGCAAAGCTgattaatatgaaaaaataagaCCATATGTTATGTTGTTAGCTTAGTTTATATTGAAGTTTATATTTgttctgttattttttttttttctcaaattgtAAGAATATATCGAAGTTTACAACTAGTTAAACGCAAGACTCTGTTTTATTAGCTTAAAAGATTATTATATTCTACTCGATTATAaaacttcttttttctaataagttcaaaaatgcatttttagaaaacacgaactttttcttattaaattttGCTGTCAGCTTTAATTTGAAGTCACGTGAATAGCATTAGCCAGACCGTCTTAGAATTAATTAATGAATCAATCGGCGATAAATGCGGTACAAcaattacataataaataagATGGGCCCACATATTTCCCCATCTGAATTACAAAGCCCAAAAGGAAAATGAAGGTAGGTCCACTACAAAGCCCGTAAAGTAATTTGATCAAATATATTTCtataaattctattttaaaataaaaaaataaaagacaaatacTTCCttcattttcatattatttgTGAAATTcgattttaacatttttaaaaaattaaataactctAAATGAAACTTATACATCCCTTTCAACCGCAACACTTTTATCATTATTCAACCATAATGTTCAAAAGAGCAATTTCATCATTTGAcatgttttaattaatttcataaGATAAATTCACATCTATCGGAAAACTTTGAGTCTCTTGTAGTTAGAAGTTTTACtcaaacaacaacacaaaaatcctataaaaaataattattgttgcACCTTGCAATGATTTCATAAAATTAACTGTTATTGCAATTTGAAGCGAATTGTGGACCTTTGGAACCAAAATTTTATTCTACagtgtgattttttttaggTTTGTACTCCAaggttttttttatagattttgtGGCTTTCAGATTGTACAATAAACAAATGAAAACAATCACTACTAGTAAAAATACTACTTCAACCACTAATGTTCACCGTCAACCACCACAAAAAATCACTAAcacttgaaaatgaagaagaagacacaaTACTTTTCACCATAGTTAGAAGGatattgttgaaattaaaaaaatagaggtGAAAAAAAGAAGGTATGAAGTTATAGGAAGAATTTGCggaaataaaatttacataGTGAAATCATTTGTGATATGAAGGGGAAATGACCTAAATTATCATTTTGGTATTGCAAAACACATAATGGTCACAACAATATTGTATAGTCTACACCATGTGATCTTGAACATTCTTTACATGGCAcattattgtttatttaatcaattttaaaaacataattgtCTCATGAATAAATTAATCGGGATCACGTGATTAGAACGTAAATCCATAGAGTTAAAACTATACAAGAATTTCTGATCAGTGGGAGATTTCTGGTCTATGTTCTTCATTGGAGGCAATGTTTTGGATAGTAGACATGTTTTCATCGTTACGAGGTGGTGGATCTTTGTGCAACATTCCCCTGTTCTCAAATGGTACACTAGTTTGGTATTTGTACCACTTTGCACACAACAGATAAAGGAGAAAGTTAAGCATGCTGAGTATAGCCAAGAACCAGTAGAATAATTCAACATGGTTTTGGTTCAAATCACGTCCCTCTAGCCACCCTTTCTTGCTCTTTCCGATTCTAGTTACCAAGTTGATGAGCTCAACAAAAGCTGTGCTCAAGTAGTAACCAATGGacaaggaaagaaaagaaaatgaagtgGAAAGAGAACGCATGCCTTGAGGAGCTTCTTTGTAGAAAAACTCCAGCAGCCCCACCAGTGTGAACATGTCAGCTATACCAAAGATTGCATAGTGGAAAGAGAGCCAGAAGAGGCTGATACGATGCTGATTGTGATCATTGAATTCGTGCTTCCTCTTCACTTCTATCATCCCTGCTATCACCATTGAGATTGCTGACAAAACAAGGCCAACCCCAACTCTTTGTAGCTCTGTGATTCCATTGGGGTGGCCAGTGATTCTCCTGACAAAAGGTACAAAAACAAATTCGTAGACTGGTATCAAAAGGGTCATGAATACTAATGGTATTATGGGAATGGAAGCTGCTGGGATGTTAAGTTTGCCGATGTATGTGTTCATTAAGGTTCCTTGTTGGATGGAGAAGGTTTGCAATTGGGCTAAACATGTATTCATGATGATGGTACTTAGAAGAATAGGCATCATCCTTGTCAGAATCTTCACCTCCTCAACTTGTGTCACTGTGCAGACTTTCCATTTCCTTGCCTCAATGCCTTCAGGTAGAACAGCAGCTTTGTCTAGAACACTGTTCGTGAACAAAACAAGTATTAAAATAAGGTATAACTTGAAAACAAGACAACTAAAAATCTGAACAAAATAATGGTCTAGTAGAAAGACCAACCTGAATTGGTTAGTGTGAGGGATggtttttttcataaaattagaCTCGTGACTTTGTATTTCATACAACTCATCAGAATACACGGGTACTTTCACCCTCCAATTCTTTATGGTGACCACGAGCACCTGCAAGAACAATCTCAAATGAAACTAGAATGAAGTTGAGTAGCAATGAAACATTGAGGGGAAATGAAGAGACCTGTAAAACACTTAACAATGGACTCTCTCCCGACACCCTGGTACGATAGAATCTCTTTCCCGAGAAAATGCAAAGAAGACCAGCGGCAGAACATGTCAGAGACATGATAAAACCCAAGTACCATTGATACTCTGTGCTCACATAAACTACAAAAATGACTCCTATGCTGGCCCCAACTGTGATgctaaataaaaaccaattgaaGAAACTGGCTAGTTGTATGCGTTCTTTTGGTTTCTTCTCGTCAAATTGATCAGCTCCAAGAGCAGGTACACAGCCCCTGATTCCACCACCACCAAGTGCCAGCAAGTATATTGAGGCATAAAAGAGAAAAGCCTTTGTGCCATGTACACATTTTGATGTTAAACATGGATCAGGCTGAAGTTTATGGTCGTGAGATTGAATCACAAGTAGGGAGTATCCCTGCAATTCAAACATATCAAGATTAAGACAGTGAGAAAAAATTCCTTTCACTTTTGTGTCTGTGTGCAACTATGTATCAACAGATAGCAGTGATTCTTTTTTGTATGCTAGTTATTTCAATTATAAGTGTTAGCAACGATTTGTGACACCTCTTTCTAACACATTTTTCTTATTGATTCAAGCCTACGTTTTCTTTTACTGAGACCAACATCATTTAGTAATCTCCCACAAAGTTCAACCAACATAATGGTATGTGTGTTGAAAAAATACAtgagaaaatatatttctagCATTTTTGTATTTCAATTA encodes:
- the LOC137807108 gene encoding protein NRT1/ PTR FAMILY 4.5-like; this translates as MDLKAEDYVGDVEYKADKTPRQGGYRATYFIFAMMLLDNVGFVANMVSLVLYFMNVMHFDYSGSATTTTNLLGTAFLLTIVGGFVSDTYMNRLNTCILFGIIQLLGYSLLVIQSHDHKLQPDPCLTSKCVHGTKAFLFYASIYLLALGGGGIRGCVPALGADQFDEKKPKERIQLASFFNWFLFSITVGASIGVIFVVYVSTEYQWYLGFIMSLTCSAAGLLCIFSGKRFYRTRVSGESPLLSVLQVLVVTIKNWRVKVPVYSDELYEIQSHESNFMKKTIPHTNQFSVLDKAAVLPEGIEARKWKVCTVTQVEEVKILTRMMPILLSTIIMNTCLAQLQTFSIQQGTLMNTYIGKLNIPAASIPIIPLVFMTLLIPVYEFVFVPFVRRITGHPNGITELQRVGVGLVLSAISMVIAGMIEVKRKHEFNDHNQHRISLFWLSFHYAIFGIADMFTLVGLLEFFYKEAPQGMRSLSTSFSFLSLSIGYYLSTAFVELINLVTRIGKSKKGWLEGRDLNQNHVELFYWFLAILSMLNFLLYLLCAKWYKYQTSVPFENRGMLHKDPPPRNDENMSTIQNIASNEEHRPEISH